In Bacteroidota bacterium, the genomic window ACCTTCTCGAAAGTTTGCTTCCCGGTGTGGCAGCAACCAATGAACCTTCCCGGATTGAGTGCGGTGCGCCTGATTATATCATTACAAAGAAAGACATCCCCATTGGCTTCATCGAAGCAAAAGATGTTGGTGCTGACCTGAATAACAGGATTCATAAAGAACAGTTCGACCGTTACAGGGCATCGCTGAATAACCTTATTATCACCGATTACCTGACCTTTCAATTCTATGTGGA contains:
- a CDS encoding DNA methyltransferase — translated: MTVQEYLQKVNQLYKSGISTEHSYRPDLRNLLESLLPGVAATNEPSRIECGAPDYIITKKDIPIGFIEAKDVGADLNNRIHKEQFDRYRASLNNLIITDYLTFQFYV